In Bradyrhizobium guangxiense, the following are encoded in one genomic region:
- a CDS encoding NAD(P)/FAD-dependent oxidoreductase, producing MRLAVIGTGIAGNAAAWLLSQRYAVTVYERELQPGGHSHTVRVDYDGEPIDVDVGFLVFNETNYPHLTSLFTHLGVKTVETCMSFALSADHGRFEWRGGGETTFQTVRGLFAQPRNLAAPSYFRMLVEVARFNRQSVADLRAGRLHGLTLGEYLNRQSFGSRLFSDYLGPMGAAIWSSSSDEILSFPAENFVVFFDNHRLLHLDRPRWRTVEGGSRRYVDKLTASFRRNVRLGCAVTSIDRTEHSVTVRDSHGGVESYDAVVMACHSDQALATLSDADSRERSILGAIRYAPNTIFLHRDSSLMPRRRQAWASWNFLRWPRQTPALHDVAVTYWMNRLQGIDERKPLFVSLTPPFDPAADLTFGKFTFAHPQYDLAAFAAQRRLPAIQGRRRTWFCGAWTGYGFHEDGLKAGISIAEALGSKIPWRQPDPLLAEAAE from the coding sequence ATGCGTTTGGCGGTGATCGGGACGGGAATTGCTGGCAATGCAGCCGCGTGGCTTCTGTCGCAACGTTACGCAGTCACCGTCTACGAGCGCGAACTGCAGCCGGGTGGACATAGCCATACCGTTCGGGTTGACTATGACGGCGAGCCCATTGATGTCGATGTCGGCTTTCTCGTGTTCAACGAGACCAACTATCCGCATTTGACGTCACTGTTCACGCATTTGGGCGTGAAGACCGTCGAAACTTGCATGAGCTTCGCCTTGTCCGCCGATCATGGTCGGTTCGAATGGCGGGGGGGCGGCGAGACCACGTTCCAAACCGTCCGCGGCCTGTTCGCGCAACCACGCAACCTCGCCGCCCCCTCGTACTTTCGCATGCTGGTGGAAGTCGCGCGGTTCAACCGGCAGAGCGTGGCCGATCTGCGCGCCGGCCGGCTGCACGGGCTCACGCTTGGCGAGTATCTGAACCGACAATCATTCGGGTCACGGCTGTTCTCCGATTATCTCGGTCCGATGGGGGCGGCGATCTGGTCCTCCTCATCCGACGAGATCTTGTCCTTTCCGGCGGAGAACTTCGTGGTTTTCTTTGATAACCACCGCCTCCTGCACCTCGATCGCCCGCGCTGGCGAACCGTCGAGGGGGGCAGCCGGCGGTATGTCGACAAGCTGACCGCTTCGTTCAGGCGCAACGTTCGGCTAGGCTGTGCGGTGACATCGATCGATCGAACGGAGCATAGTGTAACCGTCCGCGATAGTCATGGCGGTGTCGAGAGTTACGATGCCGTGGTGATGGCTTGTCATAGCGATCAGGCCTTGGCGACGCTATCGGATGCCGACTCCCGGGAGCGATCCATTCTAGGGGCGATCAGATATGCGCCGAACACCATTTTCCTGCACCGCGATTCCAGCCTGATGCCCCGGCGGCGTCAGGCATGGGCCTCATGGAATTTTCTGCGCTGGCCGCGGCAAACGCCTGCTTTGCACGATGTCGCGGTGACTTACTGGATGAACCGGTTGCAGGGTATCGACGAGCGAAAGCCGTTGTTCGTCAGCCTCACCCCGCCGTTTGATCCAGCTGCCGATCTGACGTTCGGAAAATTCACCTTCGCTCATCCGCAATACGACCTAGCAGCGTTCGCAGCGCAGCGACGGCTCCCCGCGATTCAAGGCCGTCGCCGCACCTGGTTCTGCGGCGCCTGGACCGGCTACGGCTTCCACGAGGATGGCTTGAAAGCCGGCATCTCCATTGCCGAGGCGCTCGGCAGCAAGATTCCGTGGCGTCAGCCTGATCCGCTGCTTGCCGAGGCTGCCGAGTAA
- a CDS encoding DUF1365 domain-containing protein, whose product MTRTTPAETENATAPAALYWGKVMHARWRPVHHRFTYRVMSLLIDLDRLKDADCQSRLFGVNRAALFSFQERDHGGRTGGGLSQYARRLAVERGIDLSGGRVLLLCYPKVFGYVFNPLSIYYCYGASGNLALLIYEVRNTFGEMHHYALPVQEASTEAPIRQCQAKAFYVSPFMEMETHYRFSVSPPQQDVRVRIVQSNAQGTMFAATFCGRRRALTGRSLLTSLCSLPLLTFKVIAAIHWEAMRLWLKGVPFVTRLKQREI is encoded by the coding sequence ATGACCCGAACCACACCCGCTGAAACTGAGAATGCGACAGCGCCCGCCGCGCTCTATTGGGGAAAGGTGATGCACGCGCGTTGGCGCCCCGTGCACCACAGGTTCACCTACCGTGTGATGAGCCTGCTGATCGACCTCGACCGGCTGAAGGACGCGGATTGCCAATCACGGCTGTTCGGGGTCAACCGAGCGGCGCTCTTCAGCTTTCAAGAGCGGGATCACGGGGGTCGCACGGGTGGAGGCCTCAGCCAATACGCCCGACGGCTTGCGGTCGAACGCGGCATCGACCTTTCTGGGGGCCGCGTTCTCCTGCTTTGCTATCCCAAGGTCTTCGGCTACGTGTTCAACCCGCTTTCGATCTATTATTGCTATGGCGCGTCCGGCAATCTGGCGCTGCTGATCTACGAAGTCCGCAATACTTTCGGCGAGATGCACCATTACGCCCTGCCGGTGCAGGAGGCTTCCACAGAGGCTCCCATACGCCAATGCCAGGCGAAAGCGTTCTACGTCTCACCCTTTATGGAGATGGAAACGCACTATCGCTTCAGCGTTTCTCCACCGCAGCAGGACGTGAGAGTGCGAATTGTGCAAAGCAACGCGCAGGGCACAATGTTTGCGGCGACATTTTGTGGACGACGACGTGCCCTGACGGGCCGATCCCTGTTGACCTCACTCTGCAGCCTGCCTCTTCTGACCTTCAAGGTGATCGCGGCCATACACTGGGAAGCGATGCGGCTCTGGCTTAAGGGCGTTCCCTTTGTGACCCGTTTGAAACAACGCGAGATCTGA
- a CDS encoding SAM-dependent methyltransferase, giving the protein MDLAATHSTLQFDGIPFFARFALRLASRLRCGTLHVRLPDQRMVTLRGEVPGPAASIELKNYRFARGLVIGGDIGMAEAYIRGDWTTPDLAHLLYLFCLNEDLVDRAFAGNMLVRLCRRVLHRLRRNTREGSRRNIHQHYDLGNEFFSAWLDPSMTYSSALFSAETADLPAAQQHKYEQLAKAIELRPGQSVLEIGCGWGGFAEFAAKTYGAKVLALTISREQHEFALRRIHEAGLSEIVEVRLQDYRDQTGQFDRIASIEMFEAVGEQFWPVYFQQLQQRLKPGGLAGIQTITVHDKHFVDYRRRVDFIQQYIFPGGMLPSAAILRSLAQRFHIPIKGERVFGQDYAKTIAIWRAKFSEAWPDLTSLGFDEQFRRLWEYYLSYCEAGFRAGKIDVRQLVFAHRA; this is encoded by the coding sequence ATGGACCTGGCCGCTACCCATTCCACACTTCAATTTGATGGCATCCCGTTCTTCGCTCGCTTTGCTCTCCGCCTAGCATCGCGCTTGCGATGCGGCACTCTTCACGTCCGCCTTCCTGACCAGAGAATGGTCACGTTGCGCGGCGAGGTTCCGGGGCCAGCGGCATCGATCGAACTGAAGAATTATCGGTTCGCTCGCGGCCTGGTCATCGGTGGTGATATCGGCATGGCCGAGGCTTATATTCGAGGCGACTGGACCACGCCCGATCTCGCGCATCTGCTCTACCTGTTCTGTCTCAACGAGGATCTGGTCGACCGCGCCTTCGCAGGGAATATGCTGGTTCGCCTCTGCCGGCGGGTGCTTCATCGCCTACGCCGCAACACGAGGGAGGGTTCGAGGCGCAACATCCACCAGCATTACGATCTCGGAAACGAGTTCTTCTCTGCGTGGCTCGATCCCAGCATGACCTACTCATCGGCTCTTTTCTCGGCCGAGACAGCCGACCTTCCTGCCGCGCAACAGCATAAATACGAGCAACTGGCGAAGGCCATCGAATTGCGGCCCGGCCAGAGCGTACTCGAGATTGGATGCGGTTGGGGCGGCTTTGCCGAATTTGCCGCCAAGACCTACGGCGCCAAGGTATTGGCCCTCACTATCAGTAGAGAGCAGCATGAATTTGCGCTGCGACGGATTCACGAGGCCGGGCTTTCTGAAATCGTTGAGGTCCGGCTGCAGGATTATCGCGACCAAACTGGTCAATTCGACCGCATCGCATCGATTGAAATGTTCGAAGCCGTCGGCGAGCAATTCTGGCCCGTATACTTCCAGCAGCTGCAACAACGGCTCAAGCCAGGCGGGCTGGCGGGGATTCAAACCATCACCGTCCACGATAAACATTTCGTCGACTACCGGCGGCGAGTGGACTTCATCCAGCAGTACATTTTTCCAGGAGGCATGCTGCCTTCAGCCGCTATCCTGCGTTCGCTCGCTCAACGCTTCCACATTCCCATTAAAGGTGAGCGCGTCTTTGGACAAGATTATGCGAAAACGATTGCAATCTGGCGAGCAAAGTTCAGCGAGGCATGGCCTGACCTGACTTCGCTAGGTTTCGATGAACAATTTCGGCGACTTTGGGAGTACTATTTGTCCTACTGTGAGGCAGGGTTTAGGGCTGGAAAGATAGACGTCCGCCAGCTGGTCTTCGCGCATCGAGCTTAG